A genomic stretch from Elusimicrobiota bacterium includes:
- a CDS encoding PilN domain-containing protein, which translates to MTKINLIPKEQIPKVEHPEIKIMAIGAGVAVLVVLGFTYTSKVARRSKIQKEIITVDRELAQLQTVIDQIARLKSQRDTVNAKKSALEQLVKTRLVYPILMENMAKILPTGLWLLNLATKSADTKTELSFNATAYDNYIIADLLQTLEDSTIFQNPEISGIVSAVGDKGVPIKQFSIKVDYVNQIWK; encoded by the coding sequence ATGACTAAAATAAACCTTATCCCGAAAGAGCAGATTCCAAAAGTAGAACATCCGGAAATTAAAATTATGGCTATCGGTGCCGGCGTTGCTGTACTGGTTGTGTTGGGTTTTACATATACCTCAAAAGTAGCCCGACGGTCAAAAATCCAGAAAGAAATTATTACAGTTGACAGAGAACTCGCACAACTCCAGACAGTAATTGACCAGATAGCGCGGCTGAAATCACAGCGTGATACTGTGAATGCCAAAAAAAGCGCACTTGAACAACTCGTAAAAACACGACTTGTCTACCCAATCCTGATGGAAAATATGGCAAAAATACTACCAACAGGTTTATGGCTGCTGAACCTGGCTACAAAATCAGCCGATACAAAAACAGAACTGTCATTCAATGCAACCGCATATGATAATTATATTATCGCAGATTTGTTACAAACACTGGAAGATTCAACAATTTTCCAGAATCCAGAAATCAGCGGAATAGTATCCGCAGTTGGTGATAAAGGTGTCCCAATAAAACAGTTCTCAATAAAAGTAGATTATGTGAACCAGATATGGAAATAA
- the pilO gene encoding type 4a pilus biogenesis protein PilO, giving the protein MRKLTNQEKGAIGVVILVGLWAYWKYLYKPITGEITRLEQDLEQKQAKLDETRRAAQELEVLEAEFKIIEIEAREMEKKLPKSKELPNLIRNLTRSLEKHKLNIQNFTPSKENPKAYYSEIPISMQLTGSYHNLANFLAEVGQYERVFNAFDIILTPKPPTKESPDTISASLKLATYMAK; this is encoded by the coding sequence ATGAGAAAACTAACAAATCAGGAAAAAGGCGCAATCGGAGTCGTAATCCTTGTAGGTTTATGGGCGTACTGGAAATACCTGTATAAACCTATCACAGGCGAGATTACACGGCTAGAACAGGATTTAGAACAGAAACAGGCAAAACTTGATGAAACCCGCCGTGCTGCACAGGAACTTGAAGTGCTGGAAGCTGAGTTCAAAATAATAGAAATTGAAGCGCGAGAAATGGAGAAAAAATTGCCAAAATCAAAAGAATTGCCTAACCTTATCAGAAACCTAACCAGAAGTTTGGAAAAACATAAACTGAATATCCAGAATTTTACACCGTCAAAAGAAAATCCAAAAGCATATTATTCAGAAATACCTATTTCTATGCAGTTAACAGGCTCATATCATAATCTGGCTAATTTCCTGGCTGAAGTAGGCCAGTATGAGCGTGTATTTAATGCATTTGATATTATTCTGACACCTAAGCCACCAACTAAAGAATCGCCGGATACAATCTCAGCATCACTGAAACTGGCTACATATATGGCAAAATAA
- the pilQ gene encoding type IV pilus secretin PilQ, which translates to MKNSKFKIQNWWQLILLLTSCFLLLASSYASQLKDITVKSAENQDTLTVSVSSKTKFNIFSMSEPSRLVIELSNCEYAITSKITAETSFIKGIRSGQYQDKPRKIARIVVDLKKPVRFSSKSTNNEISITLKEKVITDSSVRKSTETVKPEVAKSTSAVVSKPKPKPKPAPKKKTATPPPTIAKSTETVKPEVAKSTITVVSKPKPKKKSITTIAKSTETVKPAVAKSTITVVSKPKPKKKSTTTIAKSTETVKPAVAAPAPTPTPAPTPAAKPEEIVKPSTAPISIAKVTEPKRVEKVEIKPNIPDKEHLELVKEIKEKGTVPITPTISKKQKAKKPEAKKPTQQTQPTQPTLKSGELPKDLVTLDFTDADIKDVLQVLAVKTGMNIIYSDDVTGTVSLHLENVPFDEAMSLILQMKGFVLQQVGTNILRIMTPATLAKERADAVQVTQIYQLSYAKASDMSAKLTAIMTAENQKITVQTDDRTNSVIVTSTPEGLLRAQTLIKKLDVKPEQVLIEAKIVEIQFETSKDLGIEWNLAKGDIAGGDTSGIGTSDSDSVDYGATEEDKREPSGVGVAAPSASTVGSFTFGYFKSDMLLTARLAAAQAKGNAKVLSQPRVATLNNMEAKIVVGDQIPIPQTTVTTAGATQSTTYITTGIQLTVTPTINADGRITMNVKPEVSYAGGGTPPRISTRNAETTVLVKDGETIVIGGMITDQERNSISQVPLLGDLPVLGSFFKNQHNEKTKTELLVFVTPYIMKE; encoded by the coding sequence ATGAAAAATTCAAAATTCAAAATTCAAAATTGGTGGCAATTGATTTTACTTCTTACTTCTTGTTTCTTGCTTCTTGCTTCTTCATATGCGTCTCAACTAAAAGACATCACTGTAAAATCTGCAGAAAACCAAGATACACTGACTGTATCGGTTTCTTCAAAAACAAAGTTCAATATATTCAGTATGTCTGAACCAAGCCGACTGGTTATAGAATTAAGCAACTGCGAATACGCAATAACCAGCAAAATAACCGCTGAGACAAGTTTCATAAAAGGAATCCGTAGCGGACAGTATCAGGATAAACCTCGAAAAATAGCACGGATTGTTGTTGACTTAAAAAAGCCGGTGCGGTTTTCATCAAAATCAACAAATAACGAAATATCTATCACACTTAAAGAAAAAGTTATTACAGATTCATCAGTTCGAAAATCTACTGAAACTGTAAAACCAGAAGTCGCTAAATCTACGAGTGCTGTAGTTAGCAAACCTAAACCTAAACCTAAACCAGCGCCTAAAAAGAAAACTGCTACACCACCCCCTACAATTGCAAAATCTACAGAAACTGTAAAGCCAGAAGTCGCTAAATCTACAATTACCGTCGTTAGCAAACCTAAACCAAAAAAGAAATCTATTACTACAATTGCAAAATCTACCGAAACTGTAAAGCCAGCAGTCGCTAAATCTACAATTACCGTCGTTAGCAAACCTAAACCAAAAAAGAAATCTACTACTACAATTGCAAAATCTACCGAAACTGTAAAGCCAGCAGTCGCGGCACCAGCACCTACACCCACTCCTGCACCTACACCTGCTGCCAAGCCAGAGGAGATAGTAAAACCCAGCACTGCACCAATAAGTATCGCTAAAGTAACAGAACCGAAAAGGGTGGAAAAAGTAGAAATCAAACCCAATATACCTGATAAAGAACATCTGGAACTTGTGAAAGAAATAAAGGAAAAAGGAACTGTGCCAATTACACCAACAATCAGTAAAAAACAGAAAGCAAAAAAGCCAGAAGCAAAAAAACCGACCCAACAGACTCAACCAACCCAACCCACTCTCAAATCCGGTGAATTACCAAAAGACCTGGTCACACTTGATTTCACAGATGCGGATATAAAGGATGTACTTCAGGTGCTCGCAGTAAAAACCGGGATGAATATCATCTACAGCGATGATGTCACCGGCACTGTCTCACTCCATCTTGAGAATGTGCCATTTGACGAAGCGATGTCGCTTATCCTTCAAATGAAAGGATTTGTTTTGCAACAGGTTGGCACAAATATCCTTAGAATAATGACACCTGCAACACTTGCTAAAGAACGCGCAGATGCAGTCCAGGTAACACAGATTTATCAACTGAGTTATGCTAAAGCATCGGATATGAGCGCCAAACTAACAGCTATTATGACTGCTGAAAACCAGAAAATTACCGTCCAAACCGACGATAGAACCAACAGCGTAATAGTTACATCTACACCGGAAGGGCTTTTGAGAGCACAAACACTGATAAAGAAGTTAGATGTGAAGCCCGAGCAGGTCTTGATAGAAGCCAAAATTGTAGAAATACAGTTTGAAACTTCAAAAGATTTAGGTATTGAATGGAACCTTGCAAAAGGCGATATCGCAGGTGGCGATACTTCAGGAATCGGTACCTCTGATAGTGATTCTGTTGATTATGGCGCGACTGAGGAAGACAAACGAGAACCTTCAGGTGTAGGTGTTGCAGCACCTTCAGCGAGCACTGTGGGTTCATTTACATTCGGTTATTTCAAAAGCGATATGTTATTAACTGCACGGCTGGCTGCTGCGCAAGCCAAAGGTAATGCCAAAGTCCTGTCTCAACCACGCGTCGCAACATTGAATAATATGGAAGCAAAAATTGTCGTTGGCGACCAGATACCTATCCCGCAAACTACCGTAACAACCGCTGGTGCTACGCAATCTACCACTTACATAACAACAGGAATCCAATTAACAGTAACACCAACAATAAATGCAGACGGCAGAATCACAATGAACGTGAAACCAGAGGTTTCTTACGCTGGTGGAGGCACACCACCGCGAATATCAACCCGGAATGCAGAAACTACAGTGCTGGTAAAAGATGGCGAAACAATAGTGATTGGCGGTATGATAACAGACCAGGAACGAAACAGTATTTCACAGGTGCCGCTGTTAGGCGACTTGCCGGTGCTTGGCAGTTTCTTCAAGAATCAGCATAATGAAAAAACCAAAACGGAACTTCTTGTATTTGTAACACCTTACATAATGAAAGAATAA
- the aroD gene encoding type I 3-dehydroquinate dehydratase, with product MNKFLLKHAKLKPKIAVVISDKEANNTIKKLSGIDILEIRVDQFKKLNLEYITDIVKIRKQTGLPLILTVRSKEEGGEKKITDTVKLEIFKRAIRLVDVVDIELKSDIISAVVKLAKKNKKTVIVSFHNFKKTPVKKVLTGIVKKAKKLGADIVKIATQANKPDDVVNLMEFTRKYKAQNLITISLGKTGNISRLISPLFGSLIVYSYINKPYGTGQLPLTVLQDHLRLYYH from the coding sequence GTGAATAAATTTCTATTAAAACATGCTAAACTGAAACCTAAAATAGCAGTAGTTATTTCCGATAAAGAAGCTAATAATACAATAAAAAAACTATCCGGAATTGACATTTTAGAAATCAGAGTAGACCAGTTTAAGAAGTTAAATCTTGAGTATATAACAGATATTGTAAAAATCAGAAAACAAACAGGACTGCCACTGATTTTAACTGTTCGGAGTAAAGAAGAAGGTGGCGAAAAAAAAATCACTGACACAGTAAAACTTGAGATTTTCAAGAGAGCTATCAGATTGGTTGATGTTGTGGACATAGAATTAAAATCGGATATCATCTCAGCGGTTGTAAAACTTGCTAAAAAAAACAAGAAAACGGTTATTGTCTCGTTTCATAATTTTAAGAAGACACCTGTAAAAAAAGTATTAACAGGTATCGTAAAAAAAGCTAAAAAGCTAGGCGCTGATATAGTTAAAATCGCAACACAAGCAAATAAGCCAGACGATGTTGTTAACTTGATGGAGTTTACCCGAAAATATAAAGCCCAAAATCTAATCACTATTTCGTTAGGTAAAACTGGTAATATATCCCGTTTAATTTCACCGCTGTTTGGTTCTTTGATTGTTTACTCTTACATCAACAAACCATATGGGACAGGTCAGCTGCCATTGACTGTTTTACAAGACCATTTGCGGCTGTATTACCATTAA
- a CDS encoding DUF1640 domain-containing protein produces the protein MMNTAVDTLKIFERLKKADLTEKAAKEIAETFKETIEDQLITKVYLDQRLAELKTEIIKWVAGMLVAQAAIVATLVKLL, from the coding sequence ATGATGAATACGGCAGTTGATACATTAAAGATTTTTGAACGGTTAAAAAAAGCCGACCTTACTGAAAAAGCTGCTAAAGAAATAGCCGAAACTTTTAAAGAAACCATAGAAGACCAACTTATTACAAAGGTATATCTTGACCAAAGATTGGCAGAACTTAAAACCGAAATAATCAAATGGGTTGCAGGTATGCTCGTAGCCCAAGCCGCAATAGTAGCCACTTTGGTAAAACTTTTATGA
- a CDS encoding T9SS type A sorting domain-containing protein: MRKIGIVAVLFLLCFITLNKTFAVSIEQGNVSWSPESYTNTISWSDADPLFSTSVVYYHVFRQFGQATPEYQKYTINGADNIYPGYYVNPSTKNGSIYLGYTDETTFTDQVSPMCDTNFGADYRYLVVALDTGTAEWPRNLAKDQSNIRITTEYYFTADELDFIHNMKRADAAGSQDGFGQKWTFTYKLKWDAYINMEIYSPNGTFTYSSSDVDTVYDGERSNTSPQALIKTIVDYTNLTSAARSFQMADNSYTNEEVWDCRDSSGNVVPNGVYYVLFKAYTHNPYTGTPRFVGQWFGCIPVDILRITKITTQGISGSGGTASIGYTINGDANVYILICSSGTAFTRATSEGDLTFLGSNTYHYYTGFPLPLNDAKTAVDASKLKKVLVFYRKYGTYTETWNGLDQNGGTLANGIYAVSFAGRDGYGNNALNAQGNDGPIETTITIDKTAAETAQDSTAPTISKWYVNSSEISAGQTIDQPITSVAVDIADETGGSGVNISACTISLTLTGATTTSVSGTTTNDGTDTLTFTPTQTVNTNGTYTISITAIDTTGNSKNYTRSFSVSITAAGTVTSFENSVKAYPNPAKRVNLATIAYNITAASTLSLEIYNILGELVYTDEWEDTSAGSKTRTWNLVNGSKNVGAKVGSGVYIYKITAKDGTSTYSVTKKLIVIQ; encoded by the coding sequence ATGCGAAAAATAGGAATTGTTGCTGTTTTATTTTTGTTGTGTTTCATCACTCTAAACAAAACATTTGCTGTAAGTATTGAGCAAGGGAATGTCTCATGGTCGCCTGAGTCTTATACGAATACAATAAGTTGGTCTGATGCAGATCCGCTTTTTTCAACTTCGGTAGTATATTACCATGTATTCCGTCAGTTCGGTCAGGCAACTCCTGAATATCAGAAGTACACTATTAACGGTGCCGACAACATTTATCCCGGTTATTATGTTAATCCCTCTACTAAAAATGGTTCCATTTACCTGGGTTATACAGATGAAACAACTTTTACAGACCAAGTTTCACCAATGTGTGATACCAATTTTGGTGCGGATTATAGGTACCTCGTGGTTGCATTAGATACTGGAACTGCTGAATGGCCACGAAATCTCGCTAAAGATCAGTCCAATATTCGTATTACTACAGAGTATTATTTTACTGCCGATGAACTTGATTTTATCCATAATATGAAACGGGCAGATGCAGCCGGCTCACAGGATGGCTTCGGGCAGAAATGGACTTTTACATATAAACTTAAATGGGATGCCTATATAAATATGGAAATATATTCTCCAAACGGAACATTTACATATAGTTCGTCAGATGTAGACACTGTTTATGATGGTGAACGCTCTAATACTAGCCCTCAAGCCCTAATAAAAACAATAGTTGATTATACAAACTTAACAAGCGCAGCAAGAAGTTTCCAAATGGCAGATAACAGCTATACAAATGAAGAAGTTTGGGATTGCAGGGATTCGTCAGGAAATGTCGTTCCTAACGGCGTTTATTATGTCTTATTCAAAGCATACACGCATAACCCTTATACAGGCACTCCACGGTTCGTAGGACAGTGGTTTGGCTGTATACCGGTTGATATCCTGCGAATTACAAAAATAACAACACAGGGTATTTCGGGTTCAGGTGGTACCGCTTCAATCGGCTATACTATCAATGGCGATGCTAATGTGTATATTTTAATATGTTCTTCAGGAACTGCGTTTACTCGCGCTACATCTGAAGGTGACTTAACATTTCTTGGTAGTAATACCTATCATTATTATACAGGGTTTCCACTGCCACTTAATGACGCAAAAACTGCAGTTGATGCGTCAAAATTGAAAAAGGTGCTTGTTTTTTATCGGAAATATGGAACATATACAGAAACATGGAATGGCTTAGACCAAAATGGCGGCACTTTAGCAAATGGTATCTATGCTGTTTCATTTGCTGGACGGGATGGCTACGGGAATAATGCGCTTAATGCACAGGGTAATGACGGACCTATTGAAACAACTATTACTATTGATAAAACAGCGGCAGAAACAGCACAGGATTCTACAGCACCAACTATCAGTAAATGGTATGTCAATAGTAGCGAAATTTCAGCAGGTCAGACAATAGATCAGCCAATTACCTCTGTAGCAGTTGATATTGCAGATGAAACCGGTGGCTCCGGTGTGAATATCAGTGCTTGCACAATCAGTTTAACACTTACAGGTGCTACTACAACATCTGTCTCAGGCACTACTACTAACGATGGTACGGATACATTAACATTTACACCAACCCAAACTGTAAATACAAATGGTACATATACAATCAGTATAACAGCAATTGATACAACTGGTAATTCGAAAAACTATACCCGCAGTTTCTCAGTTAGTATAACAGCCGCGGGGACTGTTACTTCGTTTGAAAATTCGGTCAAGGCATATCCAAATCCTGCAAAAAGAGTTAACTTGGCAACAATCGCATATAACATAACCGCTGCTTCAACACTTTCACTTGAGATATACAATATACTTGGTGAGTTAGTTTATACGGATGAATGGGAAGATACCTCCGCGGGTTCAAAAACAAGAACTTGGAATTTGGTAAATGGTTCAAAAAATGTAGGCGCTAAAGTAGGTAGCGGCGTGTATATCTATAAAATAACAGCAAAAGATGGAACAAGCACATACTCAGTAACCAAAAAATTGATAGTGATACAATAA
- a CDS encoding DUF5618 family protein: protein MKNKKLITQEEYFKEAVRYYKNAKNLLKQTKVEYNRYQDLKHVRESASTCYLSVLFAINGYLIKRGIPADRIPTSITQYWELLNKNLVHNGKIKSAFQTVYEILHITGYYRGTGDVNAIKGGFEKAKLVIETLTGEKIK from the coding sequence ATGAAAAATAAAAAATTAATAACCCAAGAAGAATACTTTAAAGAAGCAGTCAGATACTATAAAAATGCAAAAAATTTGTTAAAACAGACAAAAGTTGAATATAATAGGTATCAGGATTTAAAGCATGTTAGAGAATCCGCATCTACATGTTATTTATCTGTTCTGTTTGCTATTAATGGTTATTTGATAAAACGCGGAATCCCGGCTGACAGGATTCCAACTTCTATTACACAATACTGGGAATTGTTGAATAAGAACCTTGTGCATAATGGCAAAATCAAAAGCGCATTCCAAACTGTATATGAAATATTACATATCACAGGATATTATCGCGGTACAGGTGATGTAAATGCAATAAAAGGAGGTTTTGAAAAAGCAAAATTGGTTATTGAGACATTAACCGGTGAAAAAATAAAATAG